CTACGGTAAAAACTTCCGAATAACCAATACACCAATTGTCCCTCATATCTTGACTAGTGCCGGTTTTTACAGAAGTGTAATAAGCAGTAGATAAAAAATTATCCCAACCGAATCCGAGTGACCTTGCTTCCCTATCTGCGAGGATTTCCGAAACCATATAACTTGTTTTAGGTGAAAATACTCGCCTAGATTGTGATGAAACATCTGAAAGATCAAATTTTAGTTCAGAGTACATCCCATCATTGGCTAATGTTCGATATGCGTTGGTCAATTCCAAAAGTGTAATATCAGCTGTCCCAAGAGCCAAAGAGGGTCCATAAAACTCAGGATACCGAAGGCCCGAAATTCCAAGTCGTTCTAATACCAGAATGAACTCATTGATGTCAAGAAAGGACAACGCACGAATGGCAGGAATATTTAATGAAGAACCTAGACTTTCTCGGACAGTTACATTTCCCTTATAAGACTTATCATAGTTTAACGGCCGATAAATTCCTTGGTAAACAGGAATGCCCACGGGAGAATCGGAAAGAATGGAATCGGGTGTCAGTTTATTTTCTTCAAAGTTCTCTGCATATACAAAAGGTTTTAAGGTAGATCCCACTTGTCTTTTGCTTCGAATGAGGTCCAATTTTGATACTGAACTTTCGTCACCAATATTAGGTACATAAACCAAAACTTGGCCAGTGCGATTCTCTATTACAATCACTGCCCCGTCTTTTACATTTTTATTCGCTAGGGTTTTTACATTGCGTTTTAGAATCTCTTCTACTTTTCTTTGGAAATTTAAGGATAATGAAGAAGTCAGTTGCGAATTATTTTTTTCTTCATTTTTGTTTTTTTTCTCAATAGAAAAATCTAAAATTGTTTTTGTATAAAGAGGAACAAAGGATGGATATTGGGGATAATCTAAATTTCGAAACAAACTTTCCCTAACAAGCCGAGAAATGGATTCACAATCATCGATGCCATCTCTTTCTTTTTTTAACAAACAAACTCGTTTGATTACTTTTTCAATTGGACTTTGGGGAGAACGAATGAGAGCAGAAAGAACATAAGTTTCATTAGGTGTTAAAGACTCAGGAGATTTCCGAAATAAACCTTTACTTGCAGAACTGATTCCTTTTAATTCCCCTCTAAAATAAATCAAATTGATATAAGCAGTAAAAATTTCTTCTTTTGACCATGTTTCCTCTAATTCTACTGCTCTTTGGATTTGTTTTAATTTTTGAAAGATAGTCTTTCGTTTTGATCCAGAGGATTTTAATTCTGGATCTAAAATTGAAACCAGCTGCATGGTGATCGTTGATCCACCGCGTAATGATGATCCCGTAAGGTTTCCCCAAAAAGAAGAAATGAGCGCATTGGAATCAATCCCCTTATGTTCAAAGAAACGTTTGTCTTCCGCATGAACCACAGAATCAATTAAAAACTTGGGAAACATCTCGTATTCTATCCATTCTTCAGATCGGAAATCTTTTCGGGTTCGATATCTTTGGATGAGTTCCCCGCTTCGATCAAACACCTGAATGTCGGAAGGAAGATACTCTGACTTAACTTCCTTGTAG
This genomic stretch from Leptospira meyeri harbors:
- the pbpC gene encoding penicillin-binding protein 1C; amino-acid sequence: MPRTQIGKTKSSFFGFIRNKLFSFFLIIGFLFCTSTLWSLPTYKEVKSEYLPSDIQVFDRSGELIQRYRTRKDFRSEEWIEYEMFPKFLIDSVVHAEDKRFFEHKGIDSNALISSFWGNLTGSSLRGGSTITMQLVSILDPELKSSGSKRKTIFQKLKQIQRAVELEETWSKEEIFTAYINLIYFRGELKGISSASKGLFRKSPESLTPNETYVLSALIRSPQSPIEKVIKRVCLLKKERDGIDDCESISRLVRESLFRNLDYPQYPSFVPLYTKTILDFSIEKKNKNEEKNNSQLTSSLSLNFQRKVEEILKRNVKTLANKNVKDGAVIVIENRTGQVLVYVPNIGDESSVSKLDLIRSKRQVGSTLKPFVYAENFEENKLTPDSILSDSPVGIPVYQGIYRPLNYDKSYKGNVTVRESLGSSLNIPAIRALSFLDINEFILVLERLGISGLRYPEFYGPSLALGTADITLLELTNAYRTLANDGMYSELKFDLSDVSSQSRRVFSPKTSYMVSEILADREARSLGFGWDNFLSTAYYTSVKTGTSQDMRDNWCIGYSEVFTVGVWVGNPTGSPMLDVSGITGAAPVWRETMDLFHESIGSKLKKPEEGISLDSIPNSSLTKESRIERTKVTRILTPVNGSIFALDPDIPLGRQKILFTFSSYDVSYSYYLNDEKIGSVGGPYLWEPKKGEYRLQVKDRDGKVLSLSLFEVR